One genomic region from Salinicola endophyticus encodes:
- a CDS encoding oxidative damage protection protein → MARTVFCRKYQQELEALPFPPLPGAKGQEIQQNVSKRAWEEWQAQQTRLINEKHLNMLDPEARAYLMAQMERFFDNQETDHAEGYVPPSQ, encoded by the coding sequence ATGGCTCGTACCGTATTCTGCCGCAAGTACCAGCAGGAGCTCGAAGCCCTGCCGTTTCCACCGCTGCCCGGCGCCAAGGGCCAGGAGATTCAACAGAACGTCTCCAAGCGCGCCTGGGAAGAGTGGCAGGCCCAGCAGACCCGCCTGATCAACGAGAAGCATCTCAATATGCTCGACCCCGAAGCGCGCGCCTACCTGATGGCGCAGATGGAGCGCTTCTTCGACAACCAGGAGACCGACCACGCCGAAGGCTACGTGCCGCCGAGCCAGTGA
- the hisH gene encoding imidazole glycerol phosphate synthase subunit HisH, with translation MTIAVIDYGMGNLHSVAKALEHVTHENVVVTSDPRAIRGASRLVLPGQGAIRDCMGELERSELRGLVGELLDAQQKPLLGICVGQQMLFEHSDENGGIDCLGFLPGRVRHFGQQLKGPDGERLKVPHMGWNRVVQHHAHPLWRGIDDGARFYFVHSYYVDAANSDDVFGATHYAGVEAHVATGRGCVFAVQFHPEKSARDGLQLLENFVNWAP, from the coding sequence ATGACGATTGCGGTAATCGACTACGGCATGGGCAACCTGCACTCCGTGGCCAAGGCGCTCGAGCACGTCACCCACGAGAACGTGGTGGTGACCAGCGACCCGCGCGCGATTCGCGGCGCCTCGCGGCTGGTGCTGCCGGGCCAGGGCGCGATCCGCGACTGCATGGGCGAACTCGAACGCAGCGAGCTGCGCGGGCTGGTCGGCGAGCTGCTCGACGCCCAGCAGAAGCCACTCCTGGGGATCTGCGTCGGCCAGCAGATGCTGTTCGAACACAGCGACGAGAATGGCGGCATCGACTGTCTCGGTTTTCTGCCCGGGCGCGTGCGCCACTTCGGCCAACAGTTGAAGGGGCCGGACGGCGAGCGCTTGAAGGTACCGCACATGGGCTGGAACCGAGTCGTCCAGCACCACGCCCACCCGCTGTGGCGGGGCATCGACGATGGCGCGCGCTTCTACTTCGTGCACAGCTACTATGTCGACGCCGCCAACTCGGACGACGTCTTCGGCGCGACCCACTACGCCGGTGTCGAAGCCCACGTGGCCACCGGCCGTGGCTGCGTCTTCGCGGTGCAGTTCCACCCCGAGAAGAGCGCCCGCGACGGCCTGCAGCTGCTGGAAAACTTCGTCAACTGGGCGCCCTGA
- the mutY gene encoding A/G-specific adenine glycosylase, with translation MAEFALSTEAFQRRVFDWFDLHGRKTLPWQQNKTAYRVWVSEIMLQQTQVATVVPYFERFMARFPSVQTLAAAPQDDVLHLWTGLGYYARARNLHKAARQVVEDYAGEFPTHDLDAMTALPGIGRSTAGAIISITSGRRAAILDGNVKRVLARLHAVEGWPGRSDVLARLWALAERYTPHERLPDYTQAMMDLGAMICTRGKPSCLLCPFEDVCVAHAQGRERDYPGSKPKREIPTRSTQMLMLQDGSGRVLLRQRPSTGLWGGLWCFPQFDDGETLRDWLARYPGAHLARAWQPFTHVFTHFRLDITPCPATASDATLATPIAAGADERWVDPAAPGDIGLAAPVKTLLDKLAQTPTTTD, from the coding sequence TTGGCTGAGTTTGCGTTATCGACCGAGGCGTTCCAGCGCCGCGTGTTCGACTGGTTCGACCTGCATGGGCGCAAGACGCTGCCGTGGCAGCAGAACAAGACCGCCTACCGTGTCTGGGTCTCCGAGATCATGCTGCAGCAGACCCAGGTCGCTACCGTAGTGCCCTACTTTGAGCGCTTCATGGCGCGCTTTCCCAGCGTTCAGACGCTCGCCGCGGCGCCACAGGACGACGTGCTGCATCTGTGGACCGGGCTTGGCTACTACGCCCGCGCGCGCAACCTGCACAAGGCCGCACGGCAGGTGGTCGAGGACTACGCTGGCGAATTCCCGACCCATGACCTTGATGCCATGACCGCATTGCCCGGGATCGGCCGCTCCACCGCCGGCGCCATCATCAGCATTACCAGTGGACGGCGCGCGGCGATTCTCGACGGTAACGTCAAGCGTGTTCTGGCGCGGCTGCATGCGGTGGAGGGCTGGCCTGGGCGCAGCGACGTGCTGGCGCGGCTGTGGGCGCTGGCCGAGCGCTATACGCCCCACGAGCGCCTGCCTGACTACACCCAGGCTATGATGGACCTGGGCGCGATGATCTGTACCCGGGGGAAACCCAGCTGCCTGCTGTGTCCGTTCGAAGACGTCTGCGTGGCGCATGCGCAGGGGCGTGAGCGCGACTATCCCGGGTCCAAGCCCAAGCGTGAGATCCCCACGCGCAGCACCCAGATGCTCATGCTGCAGGATGGCAGTGGCCGGGTTCTGCTTCGTCAGCGCCCGTCGACGGGGCTATGGGGCGGTCTCTGGTGCTTTCCCCAGTTCGACGATGGTGAGACGCTGCGCGACTGGCTGGCGCGCTACCCCGGTGCACACCTGGCCCGTGCTTGGCAACCGTTTACCCACGTCTTCACTCACTTTCGCCTCGACATCACGCCTTGCCCTGCGACGGCCAGCGATGCCACGCTGGCGACCCCTATCGCCGCAGGCGCCGACGAGCGCTGGGTGGACCCCGCGGCCCCTGGCGACATCGGCCTGGCCGCGCCGGTGAAGACCCTGCTCGACAAGCTGGCCCAGACACCCACGACGACCGACTGA
- the hisA gene encoding 1-(5-phosphoribosyl)-5-[(5-phosphoribosylamino)methylideneamino]imidazole-4-carboxamide isomerase — MLVIPAIDLKDGQCVRLKQGRMDDATAYGDDPVAMAARWVEAGARRLHLVDLNGAFEGKPVNGEAVTAIARAYPDLPIQIGGGIRSAETIEHYLAAGVSYVIIGTKAVKEPAFVGEMCRQFPGHVIVGLDAHDGFVATDGWAEVSALKAVDLAKRFADDGVTSIVYTDIARDGMMQGVNVEATAALARDGGLPVIASGGVTDLADIRALAEVADDGIIGAITGRAIYEGSLDVAQAQTLSDEIRGAARGGRA; from the coding sequence ATGCTGGTGATTCCCGCCATCGATCTCAAGGACGGCCAATGCGTGCGTCTCAAGCAGGGCCGCATGGACGACGCCACCGCCTACGGTGACGATCCGGTGGCCATGGCCGCACGCTGGGTGGAAGCCGGTGCCCGCCGCCTGCACCTGGTCGACCTCAACGGCGCCTTCGAAGGCAAGCCGGTCAACGGTGAAGCGGTTACCGCCATCGCCCGTGCCTATCCGGACCTGCCTATCCAGATCGGCGGCGGTATCCGCAGTGCCGAGACCATCGAACACTACCTCGCCGCAGGCGTGAGCTACGTCATCATCGGCACCAAGGCGGTGAAGGAGCCGGCCTTCGTCGGCGAGATGTGCCGGCAATTCCCCGGCCACGTGATCGTCGGGCTCGATGCCCACGACGGTTTCGTCGCCACCGATGGCTGGGCCGAAGTCTCCGCGCTCAAGGCGGTCGATCTGGCCAAGCGTTTCGCCGACGACGGCGTGACCTCGATCGTCTACACCGACATCGCCCGCGACGGCATGATGCAGGGCGTCAACGTCGAGGCGACCGCTGCGCTGGCCCGCGACGGCGGCCTGCCGGTGATCGCCTCCGGCGGCGTCACCGATCTGGCGGATATCCGCGCCCTGGCCGAGGTCGCCGACGACGGCATCATCGGCGCCATCACTGGCCGCGCCATCTATGAGGGCTCCCTCGACGTGGCCCAGGCCCAGACGCTGAGCGACGAGATCCGTGGCGCTGCCCGGGGAGGCCGCGCGTGA
- a CDS encoding AsmA family protein produces the protein MKGLIRALLAAVGVLGIVVVAAVVYITTFFDPNDLKPRLIEAVRDQSGLELRLDGPLSWSFYPRIGVSVADAEAWLPRQSHDDEPFVAFDQAEVSVAFAPLLSGDVSVDGLILDGMRLNLVRDAQGRGNWQTLLDRLAQRDAAADATGKNAGVAQSANGGQAESSAKSDSGGQAGSDSQPVAFDIANVQVTNSRVHYVDPRRPLDVTLSNLSLTSSNVSPQSSFPLQLSFDLSGEQPRMNGNVQLKSQMRMDLSAGRYTFDKVTLNGKAQLPDIAEQAQSGNLKIASLVADTRQRQYRAEGVQLGAAISSPALQKSPLSLDLKLDASADLDAATAELSNVALTGDDNLDLSGNAKITALDSDPHYQGRLNLAPLSLRDWLTRFGVDVRSANDKALTALSLSGPFTGDAQRVDFSDLQLTLDQTQLRGSLGAAYDGSALNFDLEGDKLDLDAYLPPAAASGGAPAQNDAKASDKATAWLGSLGIAPALAAGEEAGLLPVDWLAHLKQEGHLTLDALTLKGAKLSDVALATSGSDGRQRIDSLSANLYDGSVKASSALDLRQSPIQLSFTERLQGVQLAPLYQDVSGKASPLRGTLSLQGDFDSRTNTLAGIQQNLNGQAALRIDDGAMLDVNVPKQLCTAVATLEGKQSDREWSPDTAFDRLQATVVVKDGVAHNDDLDIAIPGVNLSGKGEVNLVTDRLDYRAAARLQDTADQAACSVNPRLARIDFPIRCQGSLTDAPASWCSFDREAFQRSLGALAEDEAKRKAGKRVDEVLDDKLDDKTRRKIDDALGDGASQELGDKIRGLFK, from the coding sequence ATGAAAGGATTGATCAGAGCGCTGCTCGCGGCCGTCGGCGTGCTGGGCATCGTGGTCGTGGCGGCGGTGGTCTATATCACCACCTTCTTCGATCCCAACGATCTCAAACCGCGGCTGATCGAGGCGGTGCGCGATCAGAGCGGACTCGAGCTGCGCCTGGATGGTCCGCTGTCATGGAGCTTCTACCCGCGCATCGGGGTCAGCGTGGCCGACGCCGAGGCCTGGCTTCCGCGCCAGTCCCACGACGACGAGCCCTTCGTCGCCTTCGACCAGGCCGAGGTGAGTGTCGCCTTCGCGCCGCTGTTGAGCGGCGATGTCTCGGTGGATGGCCTGATCCTCGATGGCATGCGTCTCAACCTGGTGCGCGACGCCCAGGGCCGGGGCAACTGGCAGACGCTACTCGACCGTCTCGCCCAGCGTGACGCTGCCGCCGACGCCACGGGCAAGAACGCCGGCGTCGCCCAGTCCGCGAACGGTGGTCAGGCTGAGAGCAGTGCTAAGAGTGATAGCGGTGGTCAGGCCGGGAGCGATAGCCAGCCGGTGGCGTTCGATATCGCCAACGTCCAGGTCACCAACAGCCGGGTTCATTACGTCGACCCGCGTCGCCCGCTGGACGTCACGCTCTCCAATCTGTCGCTGACCAGCAGCAATGTCAGCCCGCAGTCTTCGTTCCCGCTGCAGCTCTCGTTCGATCTCTCGGGCGAGCAGCCCAGGATGAACGGCAATGTGCAGTTGAAGAGCCAGATGCGTATGGATCTGAGCGCCGGGCGTTACACCTTCGACAAAGTCACGCTCAATGGCAAGGCGCAGCTGCCCGATATCGCCGAACAGGCCCAGAGTGGCAACCTGAAGATCGCCAGCCTGGTGGCCGATACGCGTCAGCGTCAGTACCGCGCCGAAGGTGTCCAGCTGGGGGCGGCAATCTCCTCGCCGGCGCTGCAGAAGTCGCCGCTGTCGCTCGATCTCAAGCTCGATGCCAGCGCCGACCTCGATGCCGCAACTGCCGAGCTGAGCAATGTGGCACTGACCGGGGACGATAATCTCGACCTCAGCGGTAATGCCAAGATCACCGCACTGGATAGTGACCCGCACTATCAGGGGCGGCTGAATCTGGCGCCGCTCTCGCTACGCGACTGGCTCACCCGCTTCGGTGTCGACGTGCGCAGCGCCAATGACAAGGCGCTGACCGCGCTCTCGCTGAGCGGCCCCTTCACGGGTGATGCCCAGCGCGTGGACTTTTCCGATCTTCAGCTCACGCTCGATCAGACCCAACTGCGCGGCTCGCTAGGCGCGGCCTACGATGGCAGCGCGCTGAACTTCGATCTCGAGGGCGACAAGCTCGATCTCGATGCCTACCTGCCGCCCGCGGCGGCGAGTGGTGGTGCACCGGCGCAGAATGACGCGAAGGCATCTGACAAGGCCACCGCCTGGCTCGGTAGCCTCGGCATTGCGCCGGCGCTGGCGGCCGGCGAAGAGGCTGGGTTGCTGCCCGTGGACTGGCTCGCCCATCTGAAACAGGAAGGGCATCTGACGCTCGACGCGCTCACGCTCAAGGGCGCCAAGCTCAGCGACGTTGCATTGGCCACCAGCGGCAGCGATGGACGCCAGCGGATCGATTCGCTGAGCGCCAACCTCTACGACGGCAGCGTCAAGGCCTCCAGCGCGCTCGATCTGCGCCAGTCGCCCATTCAACTCTCCTTCACCGAGCGTCTGCAGGGTGTCCAACTGGCGCCGCTGTACCAGGATGTGAGTGGCAAGGCCTCGCCGCTGCGCGGCACGCTCAGCCTGCAGGGCGACTTCGACTCGCGCACCAACACCCTTGCCGGGATCCAGCAGAACCTCAATGGCCAGGCGGCACTGCGCATCGATGATGGCGCCATGCTCGACGTCAACGTGCCGAAGCAGCTGTGTACGGCGGTTGCCACACTGGAGGGCAAGCAGTCCGATCGCGAGTGGAGCCCGGACACCGCCTTCGATCGGCTACAGGCCACCGTGGTGGTGAAGGATGGCGTGGCGCACAACGACGATCTCGATATCGCTATCCCCGGGGTGAACCTGAGCGGCAAAGGGGAGGTCAACCTGGTCACCGACCGGCTCGACTACCGCGCCGCGGCCCGCCTGCAGGATACCGCCGATCAGGCCGCCTGCAGCGTCAACCCGCGCCTGGCGCGAATCGACTTCCCGATCCGCTGCCAGGGCAGCCTGACAGACGCGCCGGCCAGCTGGTGCAGCTTCGACCGCGAGGCGTTCCAGCGTTCGCTGGGGGCGCTGGCCGAGGACGAAGCCAAGCGCAAGGCCGGCAAACGGGTCGATGAAGTGCTCGATGACAAGCTCGACGACAAGACCCGGCGCAAGATCGACGATGCCCTGGGCGATGGCGCTTCACAGGAGCTCGGCGACAAGATCCGAGGCCTGTTCAAATGA
- the hisB gene encoding imidazoleglycerol-phosphate dehydratase HisB — MSQRIATVSRQTQETQITVTVNLDGSGRLESRTGVPFLDHMLDQVARHGMLDLTIEADGDLEIDDHHTVEDLGITLGQAFARAIGDKRGIRRYGHAYVPLDEALSRVVIDFSGRSGLFMDVEFTRASIGRFDTQLCWEFFQGFVNHAQVTLHIDNLKGFNAHHQAETIFKAFGRAVRAAVEEDPRMAGQLPSTKGSL, encoded by the coding sequence ATGTCCCAGCGCATCGCCACGGTGTCACGCCAGACTCAAGAGACCCAGATCACGGTCACCGTGAATCTCGACGGCAGTGGCCGTCTCGAGAGCCGGACCGGGGTCCCCTTCCTCGACCACATGCTCGACCAGGTCGCCCGCCACGGCATGCTCGACCTCACCATCGAGGCCGACGGCGATCTCGAGATCGACGATCACCATACCGTCGAGGATCTGGGCATCACCTTGGGTCAGGCATTCGCCCGGGCGATCGGCGACAAGCGCGGGATTCGCCGCTACGGCCACGCCTATGTCCCGCTGGACGAAGCGCTGTCACGGGTGGTGATCGACTTCTCCGGCCGCTCGGGCCTGTTCATGGACGTCGAGTTCACGCGCGCCAGCATCGGCCGCTTCGATACCCAGTTGTGCTGGGAGTTCTTCCAGGGCTTCGTCAACCACGCCCAGGTGACTCTGCACATCGACAACCTCAAGGGTTTCAACGCCCACCACCAGGCGGAGACCATCTTCAAGGCCTTCGGCCGCGCGGTACGTGCCGCGGTGGAAGAAGACCCGCGCATGGCCGGCCAGCTGCCGTCGACCAAGGGCAGCCTGTGA
- the hisF gene encoding imidazole glycerol phosphate synthase subunit HisF → MTLAKRIIPCLDVDAGRVVKGVNFVGIRDAGDPVEIAKRYNQQGADEITFLDITASHEDRGTTVEMVERIAGEVFIPLTVGGGIRRCEDIRTMLNAGADKISINTAAVTHPDFVREAAERFGSQCIVVAIDAKRVSAEGEPPRWEIFTHGGRRPTGLDAVEWARKMVDYGAGELLLTSMDRDGTKVGFDLGVTRAISDAVEVPVIASGGVGNLDHLVAGVKEGGADAVLAASIFHFGEYTIPDAKRYMAEHGIEMRL, encoded by the coding sequence GTGACTCTCGCCAAGCGCATCATCCCGTGTCTCGACGTCGATGCCGGCCGTGTGGTCAAGGGCGTCAACTTCGTCGGTATCCGTGACGCCGGCGATCCGGTGGAGATCGCCAAGCGCTACAACCAGCAGGGCGCGGACGAGATCACCTTCCTCGATATCACCGCCAGCCACGAGGATCGCGGCACCACGGTGGAGATGGTCGAGCGCATCGCCGGTGAGGTGTTCATCCCGCTCACCGTGGGCGGCGGCATCCGCCGCTGCGAAGACATTCGCACCATGCTCAACGCCGGGGCCGACAAGATCTCGATCAACACCGCCGCGGTGACCCACCCGGACTTCGTGCGCGAGGCAGCCGAGCGCTTCGGCAGCCAGTGCATCGTGGTGGCGATCGACGCCAAGCGGGTCAGCGCCGAGGGCGAACCGCCGCGCTGGGAGATCTTCACCCACGGCGGGCGCCGCCCCACCGGGCTGGATGCCGTCGAGTGGGCGCGCAAGATGGTCGACTACGGCGCCGGCGAACTGCTGCTGACCAGCATGGATCGCGATGGCACCAAGGTCGGTTTCGATCTCGGCGTCACCCGTGCGATCAGCGATGCCGTGGAGGTACCGGTGATCGCCTCCGGCGGTGTCGGCAACCTCGACCACCTGGTGGCCGGGGTTAAGGAGGGCGGCGCCGATGCGGTGCTCGCCGCCAGCATCTTCCACTTCGGTGAGTACACCATCCCCGACGCCAAACGCTACATGGCCGAGCACGGCATCGAAATGCGCCTCTGA